One part of the Eucalyptus grandis isolate ANBG69807.140 chromosome 10, ASM1654582v1, whole genome shotgun sequence genome encodes these proteins:
- the LOC104431492 gene encoding probable tRNA (guanine(26)-N(2))-dimethyltransferase 2 isoform X1, protein MDVIWDIMRCWVKSHPVKEQPSDQPGSVILAKEPAFQANFARAVASLSKAQAKKVARFLPNPERHWGPRLRAGHQITSISLLGPEAVNGSLKHDDHDDDEEAQGEAKRRKTDDRTLVS, encoded by the exons ATGGACGTTATTTGGGACATCATGCGATGCTGG GTTAAAAGTCATCCCGTCAAAGAACAACCTTCAGATCAGCCTGGAAGTGTGATACTGGCCAAGGAACCGGCTTTCCAA GCAAATTTTGCTCGAGCTGTCGCATCTCTGAGCAAGGCACAAGCCAAGAAGGTTGCGCGCTTCCTTCCAAACCCTGAAAGGCATTGGGGTCCAAGGCTGAGAGCAGGTCATCAAATCACCAGCATTTCTCTCTTGGGTCCGGAGGCGGTAAATGGATCTCTCAAGCATGATGAccacgatgatgatgaagagGCTCAAGGTGAAGCTAAGCGTCGAAAGACTGATGATCGCACCTTAGTTTCATGA
- the LOC104422043 gene encoding cytochrome P450 85A, with translation MAVHVLLLLVAFTLLSACTALLKWNDVKYRRKKGLPPGTMGWPLFGETTEFLKQGPNFMKNQRARYGSLYKSHILGCPTVVSMDPELNRFILMNEAKGLVPGYPQSMLDILGKSNIAAVHGSAHRHMRGALLALVSPAMIRDHLLPKIDEFMRSHLSNWADHHTIDIQEKTKQMAFLSSLKQIAGIESGVKVKAFTDEFFKLVLGTLSLPIDFPGTNYRCGFQARKNIVSLLRQLMEERRASRETHQDMLGFLMREDENRYKLTDEEIIDQTIAVLYSGYETVSTTTMMTIKYLHDHPRVLQELRREHLAIRGSKEPEDPIDWNDVKSMPFTRAVILETSRLATVVNGVLRKTTRDVELSGFTIPKGWRIYVYTREINYDPHLYEEPLAFNPWRWMDRSMESQNYFLLFGGGTRHCPGKELGIAEISTFLHYFVTRYRWEEVGGEKLMKFPRVQAPTGLHIRVRSY, from the exons ATGGCCGTTCACGTTCTGCTGCTTCTTGTGGCCTTCACGCTGCTCAGTGCATGCACTGCTTTATTGAAGTGGAATGACGTGAAGTACCGGAGGAAGAAAGGGTTGCCTCCGGGCACGATGGGCTGGCCCTTGTTTGGCGAGACCACAGAGTTCCTGAAACAGGGCCCAAACTTCATGAAAAACCAGAGAGCAAG GTATGGGAGTTTGTACAAGTCCCACATTCTCGGGTGCCCGACAGTTGTGTCCATGGACCCAGAGCTCAACAGGTTCATCCTCATGAACGAAGCGAAAGGCCTGGTGCCCGGTTACCCGCAGTCCATGCTCGACATATTGGGCAAGAGCAACATCGCCGCCGTCCACGGGTCCGCCCACCGGCACATGAGAGGGGCATTGCTCGCCCTGGTCAGCCCCGCCATGATCAGGGATCATCTCTTGCCCAAGATAGATGAGTTCATGAGATCCCACCTCAGCAACTGGGCTGATCATCACACCATCGACATTCAGGAGAAGACCAAACAG ATGGCATTTCTATCATCTCTAAAGCAAATTGCTGGTATCGAATCGGGCGTAAAAGTTAAGGCATTCACGGatgaatttttcaagttggTCCTAGGAACTCTGTCCCTGCCCATTGATTTTCCCGGCACAAATTATCGCTGCGGGTTTCAG GCAAGGAAGAATATTGTCAGCTTGTTGAGGCAACTAATGGAGGAGAGAAGGGCTTCGCGAGAAACCCACCAAGACATGCTTGGCTTTTTGAtgagagaagatgaaaatagaTATAAGTTGACGGATGAAGAGATAATAGACCAGACAATTGCCGTTTTGTACTCTGGGTATGAAACTGTCTCAACAACAACCATGATGACCATCAAGTACCTGCATGATCACCCAAGGGTGCTTCAAGAACTGAGG AGAGAACATTTGGCGATCAGAGGGTCCAAAGAGCCTGAAGATCCAATTGACTGGAACGATGTCAAATCAATGCCGTTCACACGTGCA GTGATCCTTGAAACGTCCAGATTGGCCACTGTTGTAAATGGGGTGTTGAGGAAAACAACTCGGGATGTGGAACTCAGTG GTTTTACAATTCCAAAGGGATGGAGAATATATGTTTACACGAGGGAGATAAACTACGACCCTCATTTGTATGAAGAGCCCCTCGCTTTCAATCCATGGAGATGGATG GACCGAAGCATGGAATCTCAAAACTACTTCTTACTATTTGGCGGAGGCACAAGGCACTGTCCCGGAAAGGAACTTGGGATTGCCGAGATTTCTACATTTCTTCACTACTTTGTAACTAGATACAG ATGGGAAGAAGTTGGAGGAGAGAAACTGATGAAATTCCCGAGAGTTCAAGCACCAACTGGATTGCACATTAGAGTCAGATCTTACTGA
- the LOC104431492 gene encoding probable tRNA (guanine(26)-N(2))-dimethyltransferase 2 isoform X2 produces MDVIWDIMRCWVKSHPVKEQPSDQPGSVILAKEPAFQANFARAVASLSKAQAKKVARFLPNPERHWGPRLRAGHQITSISLLGPEAVNGSLKHDDHDDDEEAQVVLNFDLGFC; encoded by the exons ATGGACGTTATTTGGGACATCATGCGATGCTGG GTTAAAAGTCATCCCGTCAAAGAACAACCTTCAGATCAGCCTGGAAGTGTGATACTGGCCAAGGAACCGGCTTTCCAA GCAAATTTTGCTCGAGCTGTCGCATCTCTGAGCAAGGCACAAGCCAAGAAGGTTGCGCGCTTCCTTCCAAACCCTGAAAGGCATTGGGGTCCAAGGCTGAGAGCAGGTCATCAAATCACCAGCATTTCTCTCTTGGGTCCGGAGGCGGTAAATGGATCTCTCAAGCATGATGAccacgatgatgatgaagagGCTCAAG TCGTCCTAAATTTTGATCTCGGGTTTTGCTAG
- the LOC104429917 gene encoding probable tRNA (guanine(26)-N(2))-dimethyltransferase 2 isoform X1: MDVIWDIMRCWVKSHPVKEQPSDQPGSVILAKEPAFQANFARAVASLSKAQAKKVARFLPNPERHWGPRLRAGHQITSISLLGPEAVNGSLKHDDHDDDEEAQGEAKRRKTDDRTLVS; this comes from the exons ATGGACGTTATTTGGGACATCATGCGATGCTGG GTTAAAAGTCATCCCGTCAAAGAACAACCTTCAGATCAGCCTGGAAGTGTGATACTGGCCAAGGAACCGGCTTTCCAA GCAAATTTTGCTCGAGCTGTCGCATCTCTGAGCAAGGCACAAGCCAAGAAGGTTGCGCGCTTCCTTCCAAACCCTGAAAGGCATTGGGGTCCAAGGCTGAGAGCAGGTCATCAAATCACCAGCATTTCTCTCTTGGGTCCGGAGGCGGTAAATGGATCTCTCAAGCATGATGAccacgatgatgatgaagagGCTCAAGGTGAAGCTAAGCGTCGAAa GACTGATGATCGCACCTTAGTTTCATGA